The segment taaaaccattTATCACCAAACTCATCCCCTGCGACTTGCCACAATTAACTGTAAGACGCGGAGAATGATACAAACCATCTGTTGCCACATGCGTGCTCGTTTGCTAACTCGTTCAAGGTTacgcacttttttatttattaaagagGAAAAGTGTTGTTTTggatgaatttctttttttttgtaagaagataaaaacttttttttccattttttttcctctatctAATCTCACGAGTCACAAATcacaaaacttataaaaaatttaatagagaGAGAGACTTTAAGTCCCCAAAAACACCAACCAAAAGTCACGCAAATCAAGATAGATGATTTATACTCGGCTTGAATACAATCTATCACATTTTTAGTTTGCTCTCATGTTAAGTAACGTTTAACATAGAAACCACGACGCGAGAcggatgatgaaaaattggtatGGCACACATAAGGTTGAACTCAAGTTGATATTCGAAATTCTGTTGACATTGATTGTTTTAGTTttaacaaggcgtctccattgtATGTAAGAATTAACGGGTCATTAGTTggtttcaatcaatttttgacatgCGGAAGATTTATTAAGTGATTAAATCGATATggaatttatggaaatttggttttaaatgtattaaaaattacttatctTGAATaagcatgtaaaaaaaattttaaaaaaattaaaaaaaaaattaaaaaatatttaaaaaattaaaaaaaataaaaaaaaattaaaaaaatattttaaatttgtttttaatttttttttattaaaaaacatttagacaaatttttttttaatttttaaaaaaaaatattaaaaattttttcaatgttttattattttttaacatttttttttgaataaaaaatatttaaaaattgaaaaaaataaataaatttataaacaaaattattttaaaaaatttatatatttttttaaatttttaattattttcttattttttttttaattaaaaaaattaccaaaaaattaaataacttttgtttaatttttctttattttttttgttgaaccaaaaatgtaattttatgtgtttaatttaaacaagaagaaaaaggtcttattaaaaaaataaaagaaagaacaAAATAAACTTAACCAACATTAATTTACTACTCAACTCAGTACATAACCAAAAGCTAATGAAATGCGAAAAAGGGAATGATGATAAATTATGCGGCATATTCTATTTTACATGccggacttttttttaattttcagaaaaatacccggcatatatttttctttttgctatTAAAATTCACGAACATGCATTCAAGGtcgtttctgaaaaaaattagcttttaaatttgttgtGATTTAAACCTATTTATTTCAGGCTTAAATGctgtaaaagaaatttaaattatttagaatgtTTGCTTGATtaacttcatttatttataaaatctttGAATATATTAACTTAATTTCCCCTGTTAAGGAGATTATCTCGTTTGCATGTTTAATGTTCAGTTCATCCATTTTATCTAATATTTACTTACATTTGTTGCTTTTGTCTCGTACACACAGAAAAGTTAATCTTGCGTTTCTTTGATGTAGCATGAATATCCGAAATTGGAAGgaaatttagaataattttagtaaaagtattctaaaatatttttaattttttttaaataatttttttttgaatttcgtgttttttaaaaaaattaaggaaataatttcattaattttaattaaataaaaaaaatatttttttaaatttattttttttaatttaaaaaataaaattaaatttaaatttatttttttttaattttaaattttttattaataaaaaataaataaaatgaattttttttctaaatttgtttgtaaataaagaaaattatttgcaaattaataaaaaaaatattttttttttttttattttttttaaaaaaaaaaaaaaatttttcaaataattaaatttttaaattattaattatttaaattaattccttaatttataaaaaaaattattaaagattattttttaaaattttttattaaaaaaaaatttataatactttataaaattttatctctttaatCTAAAACCGAAGCTTAAATAAACTATGAGATAACAAAAAAGCataacaatacaaaaaacaataccaagaaaaaatatatagggCAATCTGTGTGTCTGGAACAAGTCTGTAACAGATTCAAAGCACAAAGGTATTATTAGATAAGTGGCGATTGCTCCATCTTGCGCACGTGTTTcactttttgaaacaaatagaAAGagataaagacaaaaaaaattgcataataatattacgaaaaaataaaaataaattcctccCAAAATTGTACCCGAGTTAAATGACCTTTAGATaggattttaatttgtttttcattcgtttagattttttgtcgCATAAAAAacgtgataagaaaaaaaatactttgttgACTGgacattagattttttttgtttgagataaatttttttttttttttgtgagtttgaaaatttttataaaaaaacaaatatttaccaagagaatattttctcataaaaaaatttctttattttgacTAAAAGACACAAAGTACCAAACTCCATAATGTCACGATAGTTTATTACCAACGAGCGAGTCATTTATCacttcttctgtttttttttcgcacgacaagtaataataaagtgatcagagtaatttttattaaatcgtgCAGAATTATTGTTTcgcattttgttttttcttaactACTCATCTAAGTCTGAGAGATTCAAATCAAGAAATAATCATCAttgttatcatcattatttgtctctttagaatattttcttactttttttgttcagccataaaatgaaaataaaaatcaaaatgatttattaCACTTACACGACAAGCCAGCGAAGATACTGATCTTGTGGATTTATCAtaacaaaaagaaaacaatgatacgaaaaaaagtgagacgagacgagtaaaaaaaatgagaaaataataagaagaaaGATTTAAAAGAGATGAGAAACAGATTGAATGTGGTctattaaagtaaatatttgcattgtTTTTGATGGGATGCAAGATAATCGCGTTAGGTTATAAACTCATCTCTTGCGTTGTCGTAATAGGTGAATGGTTAATGTGAAGTTCGTGTTGATCgtcgaaaaaacattttaaataatattatcacACTTCTGCTCGATAAACTTTTAGCTATATGGATAAGCAATGAAATTGaagagaaaattatattaaaggtCTATTGTTTGATTAAATCACGTCAAAGGCGTCTATATTACAATTTAATCGCAATAATCTGGTTAGAAACTGTTTTGTCGTTAAATggatttatttgaacaaaaatttgtaagaaaattgtcttcaaataaattttaacccaattcacatttttaattttaatcccagtttacaatttgattttttttttaatccaattcacatttttaattttaatcccagtttacaatttgaattttttttatccaattcacatttttaattttaatcccagtttacaatttgaattttttttatccaattcacatttttaattttaatcccagtttacaatttgaatttttttttatccaattcacatttttaatttttatcccagtttacaatttgattttatccaattcacattttaaatgttaatcccagtttacaatttaaattttttttatccaattcacatttttagtttttgacccAATTCATTAGAAATGTGTAGTTTGAACTCTTATCCCAGTtcacatttcaaaatgtttgcctgtataaaattttaaaaacttttatcccaatgcactataaccacattttttcttcgaaatgcggtaagaaattcgaaaaatggagacgcctggcttttttatatttttttcaatgaaacgaaaaaaatgatgagacCAAAAACCCATTGAtagaattttttggcaatgtcATCGCGATAAGATTTAGCAGATCATACAATCAATTTATAGTTTCTTTCTGTGCTCTTAATGGCAATGATTGGCTCAAAAGAAATATGATAAcctaacaataaaaaaatgctgcAACCTCATGCGAActgattttgaataaaatagaaattcttTCTTTGTTCATCTTATCACGAGATAAAGGATTGAAAGCgaattaaaaatgacatttttcgttcattcctgaaatttattcaatttttcaaacagtTTGGATGGGAACTTGGAAGCAGGTGACAACCTCATCCTTTTCGTTTAGCAAAGAATACTCAACTGTCACACGTACAGCTGGGAATTCCTTCTTAACGGGAAAACTAATTTGATATTTGGCATTAGTGTTGCTCAGCAAAGGGCATTCGCCTTCGGTGAGGTGTTTACAGGCATCAGCAAATTCAGGAGGAAGAGGATAAGGAACATCGAGTCCTTGAACATGGGCGAGAACTTTTGGTTTCAAGGATTGGGAAACGACctctgtaattaaaaaatgttagaaaaaactttttaaggtCGAAAAATAGGTTTACCTGAGTTAAAAGTCACGAGAAAATCAACGTCAGTTCCTCGCTTCAATTTGCAAGGAGTTTTTGTGCAACCTTCGACATCAACAGCTACTGGCGATTTGCCTTTCTTGCATCCGAGAAAGTCTGTAGCTGAGGCACTTGCGATGCAAATGACGACAAAAATGgcgaataatttcattttgagtCTTTTCACAGTGattaaaactataaaactAACTTAAAATATGGGAATGTAAAGTTTATATACTCTCACGACGATAAATATCTTCAAAATGTCATTAACGACACTTCAAGACTTATTATCAAGATTGAAGATAAatcaacatgtttttttttgaagagttcTTTAAAACTACGATAAGCTCGAGGaagatttttagttaattattcATTCGGGAAAATCCATAGAAAATCatcaaagaaacttttaatcgattttcgtgttaatattaaatgaaaaaaaaaatttgaatgtcagaacaaggcaaaaaaaagttaaaaatagaactgcaagaaatatttaaaaaaaaagtttaaagtttgTATCGCGCGCTTTTTTCATTGACGACCTAACTTCAATGATTTGTTTCTGTGGTCAAGGTCGCATGGTGTTTATATGGGAAAATTACACGCGCATCGCGAGTGAAAAACAGACGATTACATTTTCTCTAATGATTGTTATGAAAACAGAAAAAGCAATATTGTAATACTTGACAGTGTGACGTATGTGGTACGcatatcatttttcattagtAAACAAAGGTTTTTGATTATGATTGCAAAAGTACTCAATCGCAGTAATGTACATAAAGATAAACTTGTCGCGATGTtcgaaatgaaagaaaatgaaaaatggagAAAGTTGTCatcagaagaatttttttcccatgGAGTCGTGTTTTGGtttgaaaccacgtggtttgacccaatgcaaatttttctaaagctATGAGTTAattcaaattctaatttttgtcccaatgcacattttgaattatttcataTTCTGAAATTCAACAACTTCAGTTTTTGAGCCCAATGCGCATTTTGAACtgttgacccaatgcacatttttaaaattttgacccaatgtacattttaaaatgttgaccTAAtgtgaaatatgaaaaatttaaacgattttattttatgacccAATACATATTTAAGACTTTTGATTCAAtgcgcttttaaatttttgaacccaatgcacaattaacatttttaacaaaatgaatattttgaaaatattaaccaCGTGATATgcacccaatgcatatttttaacttataacagaattcaaattcaaagaaGCAATTtctcccaatacacattttaaattacttcatattcaaaaatttttattttttgagcccAATGcgtattttgaattattttattattcaacaaGTTGAGTTTTTGAGCCTAATGcacattataaaatattgacccgatgcaaattctaaaaatatcattcattTGAGTTTAACCCAATGagcatttttaaacttaaacccaatgcgcattttaaattttgaccccaatgcacattttaaattacttcatattctgaaaattcattaagatCAGTTTTTGAACCCAATgagcattttaaaatatttcacccAATgcgcattttgaatttttggcccaatgcacattttcaaaattttttgtcagataCAGACAAACGTCAATTTCTGCATAAAATCCgctatttttatccaaaatgcgataaaaatagTACTTTCCAAAACAACAACGTCGCTGTGTgagtttttcttcatttcattGGAGTGCCTACTGTTGCTAGCTTACTCACGAATCGCTTGTattgtgtaataataataataataataatataaaaaaagcaatattttGCATACATGTTGTTACTTCATACTACGCTGGTCTGTCGTTGATTAAAAAAGCCTTGATAAAATGTGATAATTATGCTATTATGTcggaatatttttacaaacacacacacgaggcttttattggaaaatttttgaaggaaaatattGACGTCATAATTTtaacgtgaaattttttgttatttaaattttttttcgtaaacaggtagaaaattacgaattttgaTCAACAgtcttttgttttgaaaccttgcaagcttttttttgtaactgcGCATGTCAAAGCTTTCATTTGAACTaagttttccgttttttttttgttttttttttcaggatacTCAGCAGCTGCTTTGTTggcaattatttttgcaatacCTTTTGCGATTCGTGTGTTAATTCACAAAGACACGGGACGATGGCAGAGTTTTTCTCAAGCATTTTATTCAACGCATCTCGAACTGTTTTTGGGAAATGCTTGTTTGGGTGTTGGAGTTATAATGTTGCTCGTGCTAACTGTCGAACGATATGTTTCTGTCTGCCATCCGAGCTACATGAGACCTGTTATGGGGCCTccaaggtaagaaattttttggattaaataaaaaaaatatataaaaaattggaaataaattaaaatttttttaaattaaaaaaaataataataaaaaaaaaataaaataaataaaaaaaataatttaaataaattaattaattaatacctaaatagaaaatgataaaaaaaaataaataaataaaaatattaaattataaataaaatttaattattttaaaaaaattttttgaatttaattaattaattaaataattaaatttaaaaaaaaaattaacgaaattaataataaaatatttttaataatttttttgtaggttaACCGTCATACTGATACCATTAGCaacatttattatatatttaccaaGTGTCTTTCGCAATGAATTGGTTACATGTGTCTTACCGCCAGATGGatcaattatttatcaaaagcgTGATAATGTGGAATTTTTACAGACATTATTTTAttcggtaagtttttttataaatcattttcaaaaagattttaattaaaataaaatttaatcaattcaaattttaattaaaaaaattattttaaaataataaattattaaaaaaataaaaataattaatttaaaaaaaattatttcaataactttaactttaataatttttttaaattattaaaatttattataaaacaaattttaaatttttggaaaaaaaagttaaatttaataaaattattaaaattaaaaaaaaaattaaaatcatttttcataaaattaaaaatttatttaaaatttattattttaatatttattaattatttgtaaataattaattaaaataaatttagttttattattttttttttaatttaaattttaaattaatttaatttaattcaatttttcaggtATATAAAGTAATATTGGAAATAGTGTTTAAATTGGCTCCAACCGTCCTAATTGCGGGCCTTAATTTGCGTATAATGATCGTCTACCGAAAGACATGTGAGAAACGACGACGAATGACCTTGTGTCGCATAACAACCAATAACAAAGACGATGATCCCAGAAAATTTGCTGAAGAACGTCGATTAATTCTtcttttaggtaaaaaattttattgcttatgatttttattgaattttttaaaaattgttaatttttaggaaGCACTTCCTTACTTTTCTTGATATGTGTCTCTCCCATGGCTATTTTGCATGTAACATTGTCAGAAGAGAATCTCTCCAAATTTTCCTATcaagtaagtaaaaatattcaaaaaaaattaattcaaagattttacgtatttttttacgaattttttatattttttaatttttaaaaatttaataattaaaaaataataaaaaaattaaaattttaagatttttaatttttttttaaatttaatttattttaatacctaattaataatttaaattaaaaaataaaaaaaataaattttcgaaaaatttttaaaatatgaataaaatatttttgatcattttattggcttaaaaataaaatataaaaattttaatatttttaaaaaaattaaattaaaaaattaattaaattaatttaaatttaaaaaaataattttttttaggttttcagAGCAATGGTCAACTTACTCGAGTTGATAAACTATTCCATCACATTCTACATTTACTGTTTGTTCAGCGAAGACTTTCGTAACACTTTACTCCGAACCCTACGATGGCCATGGATCGAAACGAAACTTTGCAAAAGAAAGGatgaagtaagaaaaaaattcaaaaaatcacaaaaaaatgattaaattatttttttttagtttcaactAACAACAACGCAACCAATTCTGTGTAACGGCTTAAACGGAAGCAACATTTGCTGCAAGACTCCCCAACACAATGGTCACAATACCGCAAAATACTTGAGCACGAAGAACAATAACCATCATCAGCTCCAAATCCAAACAACTACATCGGGATTTTGCACTGTCGCTCGTTCAAGCAGCATTTGATACGAAATGGTTGGCGATGGCGGATGCACCGAAGGCGTCACAAGTATTTTCATTGATCCAGGTCCCGAACAAACTGACgaagtttaaactttttgacgaaaattatgatgaaatgtacctaaaaaaaagagaaaaatatgaaaaccttgaaaaaaataccttaaaaaaaatattcggagACAtatacacagaaaaaaaataaatatcaatgtgtttaagaaatatttatctaagataataaaaaaaattaaagaaatttgtgtAAGCAACGATGCCTACTCAATGTACCTTCATAAATTTCGaagtgaatcaaaaaaaaaattcttataaagaATAAACGAGGCagtcaatttgaaaattcgcgcctttgaaaaaaaaaactaaaaaaaacatctcaGTCTGAAAATCAAACTGCCGTTAAAgccaaatttttcttatagagTTAACTTAGAGCTCTCTTttagaaaataagaaataaaattaaatttttttgaagaaagaaGGAAATTGGTGACAGAATTCGAATGCCATAGCTCatctatattttatataaattgtaaaaaaaataaaaccgaaaaaatatgaaataaaaaaattaaaataaacctaaaaaacacaaaataaataaaatagtaaccACAGGAGAGAGGGGAATTACGCTTTGAACGTTGGtttgttcagaaaaaatttaaaaaaaataaagggatggaaaatgtaattaaaacaaaaaaaaaaatagatcacccataaaaaaatcttctgtaAAGCAAAATgtcactaaataaaaaaaatatatgtttaagcTATatattctgaagaaaaaaataaaaaataaatggattgtgttaaattattttcaatcaataaataaataaaataaaaaaaaacagaaagtgAGAATGGAAGCTCTGAAGCTTTTGCtagaatttaagttaatttaaaaaaaaattgtaaataaaatgtagCGATTTTTGTGAGAGacgtttaagaaaaaaacataaagtaACAGTTTGTTAGATAAACTTTTTGATAAGAATGTTGAGAATTGCTAGAAAAGAGTTACAAGAATTATATGAATGAGCCTAAATTGAATCTTATGTTAcctattttatgtttttgtcatcatcatttatcATCTGTAGGCAtagcaaacagaaaaaaaaattatatgaagaTAATTGTTGATTtggaaaaagaggaaaaatatatattaagagTACTTATGTGATAAATGACTAAATTCTTaagtaatataatataattatttatttaaaaatgttaaaaaataaagaattcaTGACTCaaagttttgtgttttatttgaaattaacccctgaaaatataaaataaatttatttaaaaaaaactgagttcaaaataataatttattttaattacctaattaataaaaataaattaaatttaattaaattaattaaaaattatttaatttaataaaatttattaaaaataaaaatttaataaaattaattaaaaattaaaatttaataaatttaatgaaattaattaaaaattgaaatttattaaatttaatgaaattaattaaaaattaaaatttattaaaaataaaaatttattaaatttaattaaaaattaaaatttattaaatttaataaaaattaattaaaaattgaaatttattaaatttaataaaattaattaaaaattaaaatttattaaatttaataaaattaattaaaaattaaaatttttattaaaaaaattattgaaaatttattaaaattttaattaaaagattattaaaaaattaaattttattgaatttaataaaattaattaaaaattgaaatttattaaatttaataaaattaactaaaaattaaaatttgttaaattttataaaattaattaaaaattaaaattaatttatttaattaaaaatttaaattttaaaaattaaaattaaaaaaaaacttttcttttgaatttttctaaggctgctttatttttcatttattttatattattttcttaattgacTATTTAGTGTTATTAAACattgtttttatataatttaaggCAAATTAATCAATTCTTGTGAAAAAGTGTTACGTGACATATTagctttcatctttttttttaactaacttTCCTTTGTAACAAagaattgtttataaaaaacatattttttttataattattattttttttataggaatTACATTTTTACGAAAACTGACAACTAATCACTGTTACAactaaaacatttaatttaacattttttttttacaattttcatctTTCCTCCTAATTCATGCTATTTTATAACAAGCAAAGTTTTATCTaaagtataaataatttttttttctaaaattggaTAAACAGCGCAGCTGCTTATTACTGCTGAGGattaatttctgaatttttttcggaagTCAAATGGATagatttattgttaaaaatccaaatttatttatttttggatttcaaaattgtgattatttattattttattttttattttgtgcaaaaGCGCTTTTTTGACCCTTTTTTCCTACTTTTATAGCGgtaataaatgcatttttgcatCGCTATTACAAACTTtacttatttttgtattaaatttattattttcaactgtttttttgtctattttatttattttgtaagaggttatttatatttttttattttatttttttctaatacaaatttttaggaaaCCCATTTCTAGCtaacttatcaattttttaacggattttttttttgactagaTCGTTAAATGGACATGGACAAACATTTTTGAGTCGTTCTTCGTGATTTTTGCGTGatggtgaattttttttctactaaaaatcaaaaaatggtattttttcggtgaaaatgttaattctaaaaatcttaatttttatgttaaaatgatGAATCAAGAACAGCAAACGAGTCAGGTAGCAGGACAGCGTATTCGGGTCCAATCATATCTGTATCTTCAGTGTTGGCATCTGATtgattttcctaaattttcgAGTTTTGGGGGCGGTGTATGTACAAGAGAGGcgtgaaaaatcataaaaaccggatttttggaaaaataaaaggcaaaaaaacaaaaaacggggggagagagaaagagacaaGTTAATAAAATGTCATCATCGCCAATAATATCGATATTTATGCTTTACCCAGTTATTGTTGTTAACTGTGCTTGTGGTTGTATCGCTATTGCCGACTGAAGATACAATACTGGGTCGCTGTTCTTGAAGATTATAATTAGGATTAAGACTAGGAGTAGCTGCTCGACTTGTCGTGCACCACGGGGGCCACAAGGGCTATTCTCCGAGCAGCTCCCAAACCATCAGGGAGGCGTCTGTGCCGCCAACTGTAACGACGAGTTTGCCGCCAACGAGGAAACGCGTGCACGCCAACACACCCGAATACACTTTGGCTTCCTGATATTCGGCGCGCGGCGTTATCGTCGGATAGCGGAAGAGACGCAGATAGCCTTCGGCATCGCCGCTGAGCAAAACGTCGGAAGCTGGCGATCGACTGCATGTCGTGATTGTTGAGGGCGCCGCATAGAAGCGATTGTTCCACATGCCGGCGACGCAAAAACCGATTACGCAGTTGTGTGTGAACCATTTGACGTCTTTCATGGCGATGGGGCTCTTTTCGGGCGACAATGATTTCACGTCCCAGAAGAGGAGATCGTAGTCTACGGTTACGGTTTGCAAATAACTGCCGTCGATACTCCAATCCATGTGAGTGAGCGGTTGAGAGCCGcggattttgttgattttcttgTAGGAGAAACCATCTCGGGAGACACGGAACAAGTAAATGCTTCCGTTTTGAGATCCAATTGCAATTATATCACCAACTatgtaagtaaaattaatttattaaaaaattttatttttaaaaattacaaaaaaaaaatattttttaaaagaaaatttgcagatattgcatcaaaaatgatttttaattgtcaaaaatgtattaaatttttttaaatttaatttttgaaaaattttttaaacaatttttaattaatttttattatctaaaaaaaaacgaaaaatttcaattttcaaaaaaaaaataattaaaagattttcttatttttatctaattaatgaaaaattataaaattttttttttaaaattgcttaaaatgcaaagttttaaagaactctataaaaaaatattaaaaaataaaaaaaaaattaaattttaaaaaagttcaaattgaaaaatctataaaattttgcattttttcgcaaatattgttcattaaattttttacaaaatttaacatttttcattaaaattaaaatttaaaattattaattaaatttttttataaaattttttaaaggaaaaattttaaaaaaaatttaaaaattatttaaaatttaaaaattaatttttatcaaatttatgattaaaaaaatgtaagataaaaaattaaatttttataaaattttgaattggagatgagataaaaaattaaattttaaaattttccaaaaaatattaaaaaaaacgaaaaatttcaatttttcaaacaattttttaaatgaaaaaatatttttcaatttccaaattttaaaaaaatttatgattttaaattaatttaaaaattaaaattaaaattttaattcaaaagtttctaatattttcatatttttgacattttttaaaatatttttttttaaataaaatttaatattttttttatgaaaaatttttttttaagaaaaatccaCAAACCCGAATTCAACATATGctccaaattaattaatttatttatggaatGCCGCCGAAAGAACTCTTTGCGaaaaaacaatacaaaatttgaaaaaataaaa is part of the Culicoides brevitarsis isolate CSIRO-B50_1 chromosome 3, AGI_CSIRO_Cbre_v1, whole genome shotgun sequence genome and harbors:
- the LOC134835048 gene encoding NPC intracellular cholesterol transporter 2-like, giving the protein MKLFAIFVVICIASASATDFLGCKKGKSPVAVDVEGCTKTPCKLKRGTDVDFLVTFNSEVVSQSLKPKVLAHVQGLDVPYPLPPEFADACKHLTEGECPLLSNTNAKYQISFPVKKEFPAVRVTVEYSLLNEKDEVVTCFQVPIQTV
- the LOC134835016 gene encoding probable G-protein coupled receptor B0563.6 — protein: MSDEEEEKRTEMYLPQQSVHLNLCISQRGTNLTMDHILNGYDAPTENLQKIIYGIILPTICALGIIGNVLNLIVLTRRNMRGTAYIYMRGYSAAALLAIIFAIPFAIRVLIHKDTGRWQSFSQAFYSTHLELFLGNACLGVGVIMLLVLTVERYVSVCHPSYMRPVMGPPRLTVILIPLATFIIYLPSVFRNELVTCVLPPDGSIIYQKRDNVEFLQTLFYSVYKVILEIVFKLAPTVLIAGLNLRIMIVYRKTCEKRRRMTLCRITTNNKDDDPRKFAEERRLILLLGSTSLLFLICVSPMAILHVTLSEENLSKFSYQVFRAMVNLLELINYSITFYIYCLFSEDFRNTLLRTLRWPWIETKLCKRKDEFQLTTTQPILCNGLNGSNICCKTPQHNGHNTAKYLSTKNNNHHQLQIQTTTSGFCTVARSSSI